The Cydia amplana chromosome 9, ilCydAmpl1.1, whole genome shotgun sequence genome includes a region encoding these proteins:
- the LOC134651253 gene encoding lipase member H-like: MVNFKSIMLSTFISVFIILTILASISGDWVFNSIINHSVSCDHNKTLNRDVSRVQVYFYDFKNNYNNSYPIDNAAEELTKSYNLDVTRKLVFFVPGFKSNITRKTEELIRQTFKDVQDTYLIIIDHSPYTSLVHGKSDSYSYGRAVSYVYYIGRALGKFLTDLRAKGFPSSKIHCVGHSLGSQILGNAGYEFSMLTKEKVWRITGIDPAGPCFSNSFIEEQIRSGLAGYVEVYHCNAGGLGTTSVLADADFFLNKGYKQPDCNEGLVPVKGDSDQAKCSHKACVTLWAKTVHHPGAYLAWACDSYKSFSKGKCAGNEVTIAGYSNPGNATGVFYASTDGYGI, translated from the exons ATGGTCAATTTCAAGTCTATAATGTTGTCAACCTTTATATcagtgtttataattttaactaTTTTAGCGAGTATAAGTGGAGATTGGGTGTTTAATAGTATAATAAATCATTCAGTTTCAT GTGACCACAACAAAACTCTAAACAGAGATGTCTCCAGAGTTCAAGTATACTTCTACGACTTCAAGAACAATTACAACAACAGCTACCCCATCGACAACGCCGCAGAAGAACTAACCAAATCTTACAATCTAGACGTTACCAGGAAACTAGTATTCTTCGTCCCTGGCTTCAAGTCAAACATAACCAGAAAAACGGAAGAACTCATCAGACAAACCTTCAAGGATGTACAGGATACCTATCTTATCATAATAGATCATTCTCCGTACACTTCTCTGGTACATGGTAAATCAGACAGCTATAGCTACGGCAGAGCAGTATCCTATGTGTACTATATCGGGAGAGCATTAGGAAAATTCTTAACTGATTTGAGAGCCAAAGGATTTCCGTCTTCGAAAATTCATTGCGTCGGCCACAGTTTGGGAAGCCAGATCTTAGGCAACGCGGGTTATGAATTCAGTATGCTGACTAAAGAGAAGGTTTGGAGAATAACTGGGATAGATCCTGCTGGTCCTTGCTTCTCAAACAGTTTTATCGAAGAGCAGATCCGCTCAGGGTTAGCGGGATACGTGGAGGTATACCATTGCAATGCCGGCGGATTAGGGACAACGAGCGTGTTAGCTGACGCGGATTTTTTCCTTAACAAAGGATATAAGCAGCCTGATTGTAACGAAGGACTTGTACCGGTGAAAGGAGATTCTGACCAAGCGAAGTGCAGTCACAAAGCTTGCGTCACGCTCTGGGCTAAGACGGTCCATCACCCTGGAGCATATTTGGCGTGGGCATGCGATTCATATAAGTCCTTCTCAAAAGGAAAGTGTGCTGGAAATGAAGTTACTATTGCTGGATATTCAAACCCTGGGAACGCTACTGGAGTGTTTTATGCGTCTACTGATGGATAtggaatttaa